In the genome of Xiphophorus hellerii strain 12219 chromosome 14, Xiphophorus_hellerii-4.1, whole genome shotgun sequence, the window TCAACTGTTTTCTCAGTCTTCTGTTTCCCCGTAGTGACGTCATGTCAGTGCTGGCATTAATTCCCGGATGAACTTGGGGAAATAGGAAATGAATCACAGGTTTATTGTGCTTAAAGGGAACTGACACCAACAATTatcacaaaaaaagttttagaccTCGTTACATGGGTTTTAAAAAGGTGAAGTGGTTACTTCGGAGTAGAATCTCTTACttcctaaaaaataataataatactaataatgataatgataataGTACTAAAAAAAGAGTATAAGACAGACATCTGTTAGCTGTGAGGTAGGAATGTTGCTCTTCCTCTGTTATTTTCACCTCCCAATCATTGGCTAAAATTAGCCGCGATGTTTACCAGGATGTTCTATCCCAGGTCtgtgagggatttttttttttttagatgtagcTTCCTGGAAGTTTTTTCCAAAATTcattaggaaaaataaaatgctgtgaaGACAATGAATAAATCCTATATAATCACATTTGGGTCTCTTGTCCGTTTTCCCTTTCAGGGCAGATTTTGCCTCCCCACAACTTGTCCCTGCGTTGGATTAATGAGTTCACCCCAGAGCTCACCTGGGAGCCGCCTCCGCACTCCATGGCAAACTGCCACTATGAGGGAAAGATCGAAAAGAACCACAAAGAGGAAAGAGTATTTGTaagtcagcaaaaaaaaaaatgtttacaagaaaacatctttttttttttttttttaaaaagtgacaattGCAGTTCCATGCATTAAATGATACAAGCGAACATCAGGGGTTGTGGTGCTTGCAATGTAAACACAAAGCTGTAAACATATCTGCAGAGTGAAAATGGCATTTTTAGATTATGTGAACATCaaaaaccatttttgtttttctttatttacaatGCCGTTCTATTGTATTCTAACCTTTGGCCTGTTTGTCAGTTCCGTCCATTGTCTAAAACCCATTAATTCTTTCAAGGTCGTGCTAAATTGAATGTGCTTTATTGGGATTGTATGCGACCAGCCCAGTTTATCTGAAATGAAACGTGGTTTTGTCTTGACagcttttgcttttgcttttttttccaataagttttatttcacacacaTCTACAcactcatatttttttctaaaattgtctTTAAATCTTTATGCTGGTTTGTGTGCAAGGCTACTTTAATTCTAGAATATGTTTCAGTCATTGGAGTCCTGGCTCTATGCTTAGTGCAGAAGAAGAATGCCTTACCAAAACTGTTGTAAACAATTATTGTTAGTAATCAAATATTCTATCAATTATGCTGATGACTAATCAAGTCCCCCCATAAAAATTTGGATCAAATAAGATATTGGTTAATACTGCCAGAACAGCAGTATTAATATCGGATATCAATACTGGCCAAAATTTTCTTATCTGTGTTTCCCTAACAATTACTTCTCTGTAGCttagaaaattaattaataatggcTCATTTTGTTTAAGTCAACTTGGactaaaatgacacaaaaatcaatttttatattcaatttaagattaaaaataaaaatgataaagcaATAAAAGTGCTTAcaaagacactttaaaaaaaaatatatacttcaGTTTCCATTCCAAGCCAATCAATAGATTAATTTCTATTGACCGCAAAATTGCCCAGACCAGAATTACGgaattaaatttgcttaatggaaacccTGCAACTTTgaaaaagttcatgtttttcGAAAACAGATGTTTGCACCaagatgaggtggtttttaGGCTGCATTAAAATTTGCATGTCtgacaaaactgcaatggaagcaCTTTTTTCACGTCACAAACTTCAGTTTGCATACAGCAGCAATGCGCATGTTCGTATATCTTGGCCTCTTTGGATAAAGCGCGGTCGACTCCACAGCATCGTAGAGTTTTATCATTCGAAATTGTTGAATCCATTTGCTATTGTGTGTGTTGCTATTGCTACAGGGAAACTGACATGACTTGCATAATGTCAAAACCGTGTTTCCATTGCGGTTCACACAAATTTCAATATGGCTGACAAGTACCCTCATCCTTgcgtaaaaactttttttttagcaaaaaaaaaacatgagttcTTTGAAATTGTCACGTTtcctttaagcaaatttattttcgtaattccagtttgcacaattttatggttGATGGAAACGCAGCGAGTGGGTAAGATGGTGCAACTGGGCTTTTTGAGTCACCTCAGGATGAAGAGTTTTTGCTAAACCTTCTTCACTAGGTTAGCGACATCTCCAAATCAGCGAAGATTTGAAGATGTCAAATCTTCGCTGACGTGAAGACCCAGGAACTTAATGGAACCGACCTTTTCCACTTCGTATCTTTGCGACCAACAAAATCGTTGTATTCCTACTAGCCCACGGTAgcctcttgtttttttaaaaccaggttATTGTCCGTAAACCATTCAACCAGACATTGGACGAGTTCCACTATGGAGGTGTGTTAGGGATTTGTGTTTGGAAGAGTGTAGAGGGAGGAGTAGTCCTACTGGAAAGGGAACCTTTGTTCCACCCACAAGTCGTTTGGATCGCCTAATGGACAACTATAATAAACATACACTTCATTGTGAGATTTTCAAAGCTAATGATATTACTTGACCTGCTAAATGTGCTTTAAACGTTTCCACATCTTTACCCCTGACCTGTCTGGAGTGTTTCCACTGGCCAAACTCTCCAGTGACTGTGGCTAGAAACAAGGCTCTTTGTTTCTGTGGACCACATTTTATCCAACTGGGATTATTCCTTCTGAATAGACGCCTGTTTCTGTCTGCGGCTGTGTTTAAGGCGTTTGTCTCCCTTTTGATAGGAGCCTATCGAAGGCAAGTCTACATCTTTTGATGATGGCACGCTGTACATGGAGGGAGGACTTCTAAGTTACTGTTTGGAAACAGTTTGTCCCGGTAACCGAAGTGAACCAGCATTTTTGAATATATCTTACCCAGGTAGGACATTTGCACTTAACATAACGCATTACTACAGAGGGTAAATGCATTGGTTTATAACAATCTGGTCAAAATGTGTCTCAGATCTGGTGAAGTCGTTGGATTTCTACATAAAACCTGCCAAACGAGGCCACTGCTCCTGGTCCCCCGTCAGGACAACTCCAGAGCTGCGTTTCTTCTATCAGTACGTCTGTGTGTgcaatgaatattttttgatcAGACATTTTGCAAAGTGTAGGCTTGCAACACTTCCTGATTCATACCGAGCTGCTTTGGTTGCATCACAGCCAGACTGTGCCCCCCTCCGCAAAAATGTAAGATGATAAACTTTAGCAAAGGCTAATCTGGTAGCTtggctttgttcagtaaaaaccaggactgcaaaaacacaaaatctcaagtatttttggtctagtttctactgccaatgtttttgtacacttgaaataagaccaaactgACTTACACGTAACTTTTCATCAGGAAATAGGAACTGATTATAAGTCTATATAAcattataacaagacatttttcccatattgcaaattaaataatcttCCTGTGAAACTAGttaattttcatcaatattatcTAATTATTGATctaaaacaaactcttatttcttgctgaaacatTACTTGCaagtctttttattattattattattattattattattattattattatttattatttcttcaaatgtactaaaataCTAGTACTAGAATctcaccaaaaatacttggtaagattttgtgttttcacatgcGAACACAAGGATATTCTACTAGTAAAGTtgacatataaaataaaaaagtattgcTATCTAGCTAAAGGTTGATTTCAGTGAGTCACTCTGACAAGGTCTTCAGGGCCTTTAGAGGAGAAACTGGTACACAGCGTCATACACCCTCCATACGCGAATGGAGTTCTGTGCAGGGAGAGGGGGAAGCGATTTCTTACCACCATGAATCCATCATATCAGAAtaaagcagtttaaagtttACAATTTCTGGTAGCTTCATGCAGATTTTGACATCTGAGTGAAAGAAGGAGtatgaattttttatttaatttttttaaaccgAACCCAGTCATCCAAACACACCATGCTGTCCCTCACCAGTTGGGTGTGGGGTCCATCCCACATTACAGGCGTGTGCTACCCATCTGGCATCATGCAAATCTACAAAACCACCCCCCAGAAAACTGCCTCAGCGGCCAGTAGTCCTGCAGCTGGGAAACgcacacataaagaaaaaaaatatatatgcaaaTGTAACCGTCACAGTGAACTGAAAGAGCAGTTCTAAATATCAACCAGTGCTGTAAACTAAAGGCCACAGTCCACACCAATTCAAGAGTTCTatacttcacaaaaaaaatcctgcatgtTTTGATCAAATAGCATCAACTCAAGTGATGACTTCcttttaatgtggaaaaaaaaagctgagctAATCTTCTGCCTTGATCAGGTGGGGGTTGTGTTGGGGGCGGATGGCATTTAGAATGGTTCCCCTTTATTAACCTAGACGGAGAAAAACAGGCTCCATCTGCGTTTGCTTTCCCGCAAATATTCATCGTCATTGTTGCAAAATCTGTTTGGCAATAAGTCAAAGGAGATCAAGgtcatttacatataaaaataaaaaagatgtttaaacTTAGATCTTTGAAGAAAACATGAGTGGTTGACTAAACGGCTTTAGATATTTGAAAGCTGGTTCCAATATGACCGAAACATCTAAATTAATAATCAGACGTCTGCAGCATGAAGACCAGAGAGTCCGTCTGTTCCCAGTTACAGTCCACGTCTTGGACTGATGATGTGTAAACTAATAGCGATAAAAGTGGAGATTCCTTCGGTAATTGGTAAGTTCTCGCTTTCACAACTATGCCAATATAATTACTGGGCGCAGAAAACCAAACATATTGGATGATAGATTCTGAACCAATAATAGGATTCGATTCCCCACACCAAATAacctcagtgtttttctttcctctgaagTTGAGGACATTTAACACGACCcccatttttaagacttttgttCCAAATGGTGGTTCTACGATGCGGCTGTAGAGGTCGGTCGGTCCCTCTATGAGCCGGCAGCTGCACCGTTATCACCCAGAGCAGTTAAAGGGGGACACAACCCTCTACATTTGCTTGCCAGGCTCCTTAATTCCCTGCCGGTTCCATTTAGCAGCGTCTGCGCCTCGCATTCAAATCAGTCCTGAAGGATCAGATGTCCGCTCTCCATGCAAATACAAAAGGCAACTGAGAAGCACAGGCTTCTGTCGAGCGACACCTGGACACCTACTGTAGGTCTAGTGTTGTTTCTGTACAGCGTCCACATCTGCTCAGTTACCGCTGCAAAATCTACAGGTGGAGAGCTCAGTTATGTGGCCTAATGGAATGCAAGAAGCTCGAAtctctaaaaaataaacttttcagcaaattaaaaaaaaaaaaaaaattcttcttcCTAATGTAAActtattctgtttttgatgcTGGGACAGTTCAAAATGAAACGCACGCGAAGGGTGATCAGCCCAGCTGTTGTCCACAAAATACCCAAAGCAGATCACCTGACTAGTTAAGCCATGTTATACAATGAGAAGCTCATACTGCCCTTTAATTGCTGATTGTACTTTGAGTTGATTTTCATCTAAAAGAAGCTTTTATCAAAAGCAGAAGTTGCAGCTCACTGGGCGTTGCTCAAGTTTCAATGAATAAGACTTTGAGGAAGACACGCTGCTTACCCCTAAGTGCTCTTCACATTCCGGTCGGAGTAATGTTGAGTAAATACACCGCCTGTGTAGGCCTGTGGTGTCTTTAGCAAGACAAGGTTGACTGCAGCTTGTGTTGAACGTGACCTTGCTGTCGTCCTGCTGGTTGAGCCAGAATGACTGTTGGTTGTCACAAACTTTATGGTTGCAGTGATGATTGAGGGCTTTGTCTCAGGGAAGCAGGAACCCAGACGTAATTGCTTCTTAGGAATCCTGCGGCACACCTCTCCTGTCTGTGCCAATGTGAATTCATGTATGATTCGTTTGTTCTATTTAATTTGTGCAATTGGCTGTTGTCAAATTTATTAGAGTTTAAAAAGTGTGTTCCGTGCTCGTAGAGTCATCCGTTGGCAGACATTTTTATGGAATGTTAACTCCAAACTTTTTGTGAGAAATTTGCCGGTTTGTTGATGTATTctaaaatattccaaagaaaTTGGAGCTTGAGAAGCTGAAACACTCAGCCGTCATGCTACTTAAAGCTCCAGTATGTAACATTAATAACAAATATGACTTTTACATATCTCTTAAAACTGTCagcatgttgtgacagtatagcatgagacagataatctgtgaaaagatgaagttcctccctgagctactattgtcTATTGCGCTATTGTACTACTTTTGTACTGCGCTTTGTTACTATTGTAACAAAGCGCTCCTGACCAAAGATAACCAATTAGGGggaggaggcgggtcttagcgctgtcaatcaacgtCGTGAACGCCCTggtaaatgtgctaatggtaaAGAAACAACTcgctgttacaggaaaactgttcatCCACCATCACGgatggccatgctaactagcattagcattcacgacctttgattgattgtttcactgggagaagacagaggagctctaatttttttttcacagattatcagtCTTATGTTACACTGTCACAacacagtgacagtttcaacaaatatgtaaaaaaaaaaaaaagaattatatatatattttttcataaaaggtACATAGTGCAGCTTTCAGACAGTACcggctggtgtttgcaaagcaacCATCTATTTTAATTTGTGGCTATTGGCTGCATctgtaaaagcagaaataagaaAGACTGCATTAGTTTCTAGTGCCAAGGCGTTTTCTACTGTGCATCTTAATACATTTGAAGTTATATCTGGCGTTCGATTGAGATAGGGTGTTGCTCCatgagatcagatttatccatCCCATCTGCTTGGAGTCTCATTCCTTCTGAAGAAGTTCCTGCGATTTGTTGTGTCgctgattaaaatgttttccgtATATAACCCATCCCTCATGTCAGATTCTGAGATTCTTCCAATCTTCACAAAGGAGTTGTAAATTGCCATCGTAAGACTTTTGCCACTGATTGAATTAGCCAGATTTGAAGAGCCTAAACGTTTTGGATTGGAGAATGAGACAGTTCTGGCTGCATCTGCTCTTTTCTTTGCCATCTCTTTTGGCTCACACGTCCCCTCGTTCTCTCACATCACAGTCTCACACGTGTGTTTCTCTTGGAATATCTAGTGCAGCAGCCATAAGGACACCACAGAGTATTGGAGCCATgctaacaaaaaagaaaaaaaaataattacgaGAGTAAAGTCACAGTTTTATGAGAATTGAGTCATAAGAGAAGAAATTGATATtgcaagaaaaatacaataataaagtaTAGTTGTCCtcgtattatttcaactttatacTACATactcatattattttgactttatttttgtaatattgtgACTTCATTCTGGGAATgctgtgactttattctcacatttgTACAATTTCATTTCATATTATGTGATTTTTGTCATTCTTTGATGCACGAAAGTAATCGTTTATTTCCCCCACCTTTTGTTTTAAGATTGAACGATCAGCTCTCTCACAAAGGCTCGGCAGAGATACTGCGAGAATGCTCATCGTACAGTTACACTGGTGGTGTGAAGTCTGGGTGTGACTTGAATGCGACGACAAGTATGAGCATTAAGATGCTGTTTAATGCAACAGTGAACAACAAAGTTGTTCGGAACACCTTCCATTGGGACAAATTAAAAGGTTAGTAAAGCTGGTTGTTCCATTTTGTTCCCTCTGTTTTGGCAGTTATATTCTAATGGTGCCAGaatgtgtgatttaaaaaataataattctgtgaaaaacctgaaaagctTTACTATGTCAGTAATCCcttgcatgtgtttttttttttttttttttttttttttgcctgcaaAGTAAAACCAGCTGCCCTTGAATGGACAGTCAAAGAAAATAAGAGCAATTTCACCATCAGCTGGACTCCTCCAGACATGCTAAGTTTAGATTCATGGACATTCAAAATAGATTACACCATAAATGGAAAAGAGGTAAGACATTAAACACGTACATTTGTATGTTTCACAGTGGAACCTGGTGTTATGGTAGGGTGTAGAAAAGGACACAAAGGTGTTTTGCAGACTTTACAGCCATGTTGGGCACACTTCCACTTTTTACCcccaataactttatttcaaaaaagaaaCGTACAAGAACAAAACATGGACAGTACAGAGCCACATATAAACAAATAGAACATGCGAGTCATAATTTCAAGATTAATTTGATGGTCAAGGCCTGAAGTCTTTCAAGGTCAGATGTAATATGATGTGAAGGTAGCACCTTAGCATTTCCATGTACACGGTATGTGATACCAT includes:
- the il13ra1 gene encoding interleukin-13 receptor subunit alpha-1; this encodes MFRCLEFVAFVCLSLAAKPATGQILPPHNLSLRWINEFTPELTWEPPPHSMANCHYEGKIEKNHKEERVFEPIEGKSTSFDDGTLYMEGGLLSYCLETVCPGNRSEPAFLNISYPDLVKSLDFYIKPAKRGHCSWSPVRTTPELRFFYQLNDQLSHKGSAEILRECSSYSYTGGVKSGCDLNATTSMSIKMLFNATVNNKVVRNTFHWDKLKVKPAALEWTVKENKSNFTISWTPPDMLSLDSWTFKIDYTINGKEQKTLSAFGHSYTLERDPSCQYCMKIQAKSKFGDSPPTDEKCFGPDRGLFSVYVIIFALLVILAAISIACLLRYKKHIFPKIPVPSNFFKDVIENNNESFFRKLYVPPEEQENCTVTVVKDAQTTKPDC